Proteins co-encoded in one Brassica oleracea var. oleracea cultivar TO1000 chromosome C4, BOL, whole genome shotgun sequence genomic window:
- the LOC106343063 gene encoding ATP synthase subunit gamma, mitochondrial-like, which produces MAMAVFRREGRRLLPSIAARPIAATSSPLSADREEGPLGVRSISTQVVRNRMKSVKNIQKITKAMKMVAASKLRAVQGRAENSRGLWQPFTALLGDNPSIDVKKSVVVTLSSDKGLCGGINSTVVKVSRALYKLNAGPEKDVKFVIVGEKAKAIMFRDSKNDISLTVTELNKNPLNYAQVSVLADDILKNVEFDALRIVYNKFHSVVAFLPTVATVLSPEIIEKESEVGGKLGELDSYEIEGGETKGEILQNLAEFQFSCVMFNAVLENACSEMGARMSAMDSSSRNAGEMLDRLTLTYNRTRQASITTELIEIISGASALEAAK; this is translated from the exons ATGGCAATGGCTGTTTTCCGTCGCGAAGGGAGGCGTCTCCTCCCTTCAATCGCCGCTCGCCCTATCGCTGCCACCTCATCTCCCCTCTCTGCTGACCG GGAGGAGGGACCTCTTGGAGTTCGATCCATCTCGACTCAAGTGG TGCGTAACCGGATGAAGAGTGTAAAGAACATCCAGAAGATCACAAAGGCCATGAAGATGGTTGCTGCTTCTAAGCTTAGAGCTGTTCAGGGCAGAGCTGAGAACTCTCGTGGCCTTTGGCAGCCCTTTACTGCTCTTCTTGGAGATAACCCCA GCATTGACGTTAAGAAGAGTGTTGTGGTCACTCTCTCTTCTGACAAGGGTCTCTGTGGTGGAATTAACTCAACTGTTGTTAAAGTGAGCAGGGCTCTCTACAAATTGAACGCTG GTCCTGAAAAGGACGTGAAGTTTGTTATTGTCGGAGAGAAAGCGAAAGCTATCATGTTTCGTGACTCAAAGAACGACATCTCCCTTACTGTCACAGAGCTGAACAAGAATCCACTCAATTATGCTCAG GTCTCAGTTCTAGCTGATGACATCCTGAAAAACGTTGAATTTGATGCTTTGCGCATTGTCTACAACAAGTTCCATTCCGTTGTCGCATTTCTACCAACTGTGGCCACTGTTTTGTCTCCTGAG ATTATTGAGAAGGAATCTGAAGTTGGAGGAAAACTCGGTGAGCTCGACTCATACGAGATTGAAGGTGGTGAAACCAAGGGAGAAATTCTGCAGAATCTGGCCGAGTTCCAATTCTCTTGTGTAATGTTCAACGCGGTGCTGGAGAATGCGTGTAGTGAGATGGGAGCGAGGATGTCAGCAATGGACAGCTCAAGCAGAAACGCAGGAGAAATGCTTGACCGTCTCACCCTCACTTACAACAGGACTCGTCAAGCTTCTATCACAACCGAGCTTATCGAGATTATCTCTGGAGCTTCTGCACTTGAAGCCGCTAAATAA
- the LOC106336721 gene encoding receptor-like protein 12, giving the protein MSQPCLHLRLISVLLLCCILFASHVLMITALVCRPDQIQALVQFKNEFESNGCNRSDYLNGVQCDNSTGAVTKLQLPSGCFTGVLKPNSSLFGFKHLRYLNLSHNNFTSSSLPFEFSSLKRLEVLSLSSNGFIGQVPSSFSNLIHLTHLNLSHNELTGSFPLVKNLTELSFLDLSYNQFSGTIPSDLLLTMPFLSHLDLKKNILTGTFEVTNSTSYRLVYLSLGQNQFEGQILKPISNLINLNHLDVSSLNTSYPIDLSIFSPLKSLLVLHLSRNSLLPASLNSSDIPLSLESLVMPRCDITEFPNILKTLLNLQHLDISSNIIKGKVPEWLWKLPHLSLVNLVNNSFTGFEGSSDVFLNSSVQLLDFAYNSMTGELPVPPPNIIYLSAWNNSFTGNIPLQVCDRSSLTVLDLSYNKLTGPIPQCLSNLKIVNLRKNNLEGSIPDEFYSGGLTQTLDVGYNRLTGKLPRSLLNCSFLRFLSVDNNRIDDTFPFWLKALPNLQVFTLRSNRFFGHLSPPDKGPLSFPELRILELSDNNFTGSLPPSFFVNWKASAIKVDEDGRIYMGDYKHAYYVYEDTLDLQYKGLFMEQGKVLTSYNTIDFSGNKLEGQIPESIGLLKALIALNLSNNAFTGHIPLSLANVTELESLDLSKNHLSGTIPRELGSLSFLAYISVAHNQLKGEIPQGPQFSGQAETSFEGNAGLCGLPLQGTCFAPPEQQPEEEDEEEEEEVLNWKAVVIGYGPGLLSGLLLAHVTASYKPKWYLKIVGLDKPKEVKPVRLFMSLDSRWDSYNNHVESESDT; this is encoded by the coding sequence ATGTCACAACCGTGTCTGCATTTGCGTCTGATCTCTGTACTCTTACTCTGCTGTATCCTCTTCGCTTCACACGTCTTAATGATCACTGCTCTTGTTTGTCGTCCCGACCAGATCCAAGCTCTCGTACAATTCAAGAACGAGTTTGAATCCAACGGTTGCAACCGTAGCGACTATCTCAACGGAGTCCAGTGCGATAACTCGACTGGTGCAGTCACGAAGCTACAGCTCCCAAGTGGCTGCTTCACTGGAGTTCTCAAACCCAATAGTAGTCTCTTTGGCTTCAAACACCTTCGTTACCTCAACCTCTCTCATAACAACTTCACGTCCTCTTCACTCCCTTTTGAATTCAGCAGCCTCAAAAGATTAGAGGTTTTGTCTCTTTCCTCTAATGGCTTCATTGGTCAAGTTCCTTCCTCATTTAGTAACTTAATCCATCTCACCCATTTAAACCTTTCACACAATGAGCTCACTGGTAGTTTCCCACTTGTGAAAAATCTCACCGAGCTCTCGTTTCTAGACCTTTCTTACAATCAGTTCTCAGGAACCATACCTTCTGATTTACTACTCACTATGCCCTTCTTGTCTCATCTTGATTTGAAAAAGAATATTCTCACTGGTACATTTGAAGTTACAAACTCAACTTCTTATAGGCTAGTGTATTTATCCCTCGGCCAAAACCAATTTGAAGGGCAAATCCTTAAGCCTATCTCAAACCTCATCAACCTCAACCATCTTGACGTTTCTTCCCTAAACACAAGCTACCCAATAGACTTAAGCATCTTCTCCCCTCTCAAATCTTTGTTGGTGCTTCACCTTTCTAGAAACAGTTTATTACCAGCCAGTCTAAATTCTTCAGACATCCCATTGAGCTTAGAAAGCTTAGTAATGCCACGGTGTGACATTACCGAGTTCCCAAACATCTTAAAGACCCTTCTAAACTTGCAACACCTAGACATTTCCAGCAACATAATCAAAGGGAAAGTCCCTGAATGGCTTTGGAAACTTCCTCATCTCAGCCTAGTGAACCTTGTGAACAATTCTTTCACCGGTTTCGAAGGCTCTTCAGATGTTTTTCTTAATTCATCAGTGCAGTTACTAGATTTTGCATATAACTCCATGACAGGGGAACTTCCTGTTCCACCACCTAATATCATCTACTTGTCAGCGTGGAACAATAGCTTCACAGGGAACATACCTCTCCAAGTCTGCGACCGAAGCTCTCTCACCGTTCTTGATCTCTCCTACAACAAACTCACAGGTCCAATACCTCAGTGTTTGAGTAACTTGAAGATAGTGAACCTCAGGAAGAACAACTTGGAAGGAAGTATACCTGACGAGTTCTATAGCGGCGGTTTGACACAAACACTTGACGTTGGATACAATAGACTAACCGGGAAGCTTCCAAGATCGCTTTTAAATTGCTCATTTCTGAGGTTTCTAAGCGTTGACAACAACAGAATCGACGACACGTTTCCTTTCTGGCTCAAGGCTTTACCAAACTTGCAAGTCTTTACCCTCCGTTCAAACAGATTCTTTGGCCATCTTTCTCCTCCTGATAAAGGTCCACTCTCGTTTCCCGAGCTGCGGATACTTGAGTTATCGGATAATAACTTTACCGGAAGCTTGCCACCAAGTTTCTTTGTTAACTGGAAAGCATCAGCGATCAAGGTAGATGAAGATGGGAGAATTTATATGGGAGACTACAAGCATGCTTATTATGTCTATGAAGATACTTTGGATCTACAATACAAAGGGCTATTCATGGAGCAAGGGAAGGTCCTTACTTCATACAACACCATTGATTTCTCTGGAAACAAACTCGAAGGACAGATTCCTGAATCTATTGGTCTTTTGAAGGCATTGATTGCGCTCAACTTATCGAACAACGCCTTCACAGGGCATATTCCTCTGTCTTTAGCAAATGTTACAGAGCTAGAGTCGCTAGACCTGTCAAAAAACCATTTGTCAGGGACTATTCCTAGGGAACTTGGAAGTCTCTCGTTTTTGGCGTACATAAGTGTGGCTCATAACCAGCTCAAAGGTGAAATACCACAAGGACCACAGTTTAGTGGGCAAGCTGAAACATCATTTGAAGGGAATGCAGGTCTATGTGGTCTTCCTCTCCAAGGAACTTGCTTTGCGCCACCGGAACAACAGCCTGAGGAAGAAGATGAAGAAGAAGAGGAAGAAGTGTTGAACTGGAAAGCAGTGGTTATAGGGTATGGGCCTGGATTGTTATCTGGATTGTTATTAGCTCATGTTACTGCTTCATACAAGCCGAAGTGGTATCTCAAAATAGTTGGTCTGGATAAGCCTAAGGAAGTAAAACCAGTTAGATTATTTATGTCTTTGGATTCAAGATGGGATAGTTATAATAATCATGTAGAAAGTGAAAGTGATACGTAA